The following coding sequences lie in one Sedimentibacter sp. MB35-C1 genomic window:
- the amrS gene encoding AmmeMemoRadiSam system radical SAM enzyme — protein sequence MNKVECNICPHHCKLDENQVGACKARSNINGEVVPINYGMVSAIALDPIEKKPLRNFFPGSSILSVGSFGCNLKCSFCQNYEISMSGKNDIKYQFIKPEDLVRAAVDLKPEGNIGIAYTYNEPLVGYEYVRDCAILAKENNLKNVLVTNGCFFGEPINELLPLMDALNIDLKGFTEDFYNKIGGNFEIVKNFIKLAASTSHIEITTLIIPGENDNEDEMRNLSKFIASIDKNIPLHISRFFPCYKMKDAPATKISSVYKLADIAREALSYVYEGNC from the coding sequence ATGAACAAAGTAGAATGTAATATATGTCCACATCATTGCAAGCTGGATGAAAATCAAGTAGGAGCATGCAAGGCCAGAAGCAATATTAACGGTGAAGTTGTCCCAATAAATTACGGAATGGTTTCCGCTATTGCTTTAGATCCTATAGAAAAGAAACCACTCAGGAATTTCTTTCCCGGCAGCAGCATTTTATCTGTGGGCAGCTTCGGCTGCAACCTGAAGTGTTCATTCTGTCAGAATTATGAAATATCTATGTCAGGAAAGAACGACATAAAATATCAATTTATAAAGCCTGAAGACTTAGTCAGAGCAGCTGTAGATTTAAAACCTGAAGGAAATATAGGCATTGCCTACACTTACAATGAACCTCTCGTAGGCTACGAATATGTAAGAGATTGTGCCATTTTAGCAAAAGAAAACAATTTAAAAAATGTATTGGTAACTAACGGATGCTTCTTCGGAGAACCAATAAATGAACTTCTTCCGCTTATGGATGCATTAAATATTGATTTGAAGGGTTTCACTGAAGATTTCTATAATAAAATAGGAGGAAACTTCGAAATTGTCAAAAACTTTATTAAATTGGCCGCAAGCACCAGCCATATAGAAATAACAACTTTGATAATTCCAGGAGAAAACGATAATGAGGACGAAATGAGAAATTTATCTAAATTTATTGCTTCTATAGATAAAAACATACCTTTACACATATCACGTTTTTTCCCTTGTTATAAAATGAAAGATGCACCTGCTACAAAAATATCCTCTGTATACAAGCTTGCTGATATTGCGCGAGAAGCTTTAAGTTATGTTTATGAAGGAAATTGTTAA
- the thiM gene encoding hydroxyethylthiazole kinase, producing the protein MINQLLKIKLQIKVDSPLIHCITNPISINDCANIVLAAGSKPIMAEHPDEVEEITALSQALAVNLGNITDVRIKSMMLSGKVAAISKIPSIIDVVGVGCSSLRLNYAKEYICKNKPSAIKGNMSEIKSLCNMDSHSVGIDAGNDDVINANTLVRNSEIVRELSLATGAVVVATGKIDIISDGRKTYSIKNGIEIMSHITGTGCMLNVLIASYISSGRILEGVILGTAALGISGELSRDVKGTGSFKTALLDNLYTLTDESIKESIKLEEVTI; encoded by the coding sequence ATGATAAACCAACTTTTAAAAATAAAGTTACAGATTAAAGTAGACAGTCCTCTGATACATTGTATAACAAATCCCATATCAATCAATGACTGTGCAAATATTGTCTTAGCTGCCGGATCCAAGCCCATAATGGCAGAACATCCTGATGAGGTTGAGGAAATAACGGCGTTATCACAGGCGTTAGCTGTAAACTTAGGCAACATAACAGATGTAAGGATAAAGTCTATGATGCTTTCGGGGAAAGTGGCAGCTATAAGTAAAATTCCTTCAATAATCGATGTTGTGGGAGTAGGGTGCAGCAGCTTGAGGCTTAATTATGCCAAGGAATATATATGTAAGAACAAACCATCTGCAATAAAGGGAAACATGTCAGAAATAAAATCACTTTGCAATATGGATTCGCATTCTGTGGGAATAGATGCCGGAAATGATGACGTAATAAATGCGAATACTTTAGTAAGAAATTCTGAAATTGTCAGAGAGCTGTCATTGGCCACAGGGGCGGTAGTCGTTGCTACCGGAAAAATTGATATAATAAGTGACGGAAGAAAAACATATTCAATTAAAAACGGTATTGAAATTATGTCTCATATAACCGGTACAGGATGTATGCTCAATGTTTTAATTGCAAGCTATATTTCATCCGGTAGGATATTAGAGGGTGTAATATTAGGTACGGCAGCTTTGGGAATTAGCGGCGAATTGTCCAGAGACGTAAAAGGTACCGGAAGTTTTAAAACAGCATTGTTGGATAATCTTTATACTTTGACGGATGAATCTATTAAAGAATCTATTAAATTGGAGGAAGTAACCATATGA
- the thiE gene encoding thiamine phosphate synthase, which produces MKFDTTLYFVTDSTGKTENEFLNVVEKACKGGVTLIQLREKNLTGRDYLKLALNVKIITDKYNIPLIIDDRIDVAMASDASGVHVGQNDIPVSYARKLMGKNKIIGATAKTVEQALVAYEQGADYLGVGAIYPTTTKVATRITDVSTLNDICRAVPIPVVAIGGLNINNIDILKESPIKGISVVSAVMKSIDPEKSAMDLKKKVADMLDK; this is translated from the coding sequence ATGAAATTTGATACTACATTGTATTTTGTTACGGACAGCACAGGAAAAACAGAGAATGAATTTTTGAATGTTGTTGAAAAAGCCTGCAAAGGTGGGGTAACCCTTATACAGCTGAGAGAAAAAAACTTAACTGGAAGAGATTATTTGAAACTTGCATTGAATGTTAAGATTATTACAGACAAATACAATATACCTCTTATCATAGATGACAGAATTGATGTAGCAATGGCATCAGATGCTTCGGGAGTCCATGTGGGACAAAATGATATTCCCGTGAGCTATGCAAGAAAGCTAATGGGAAAAAATAAAATTATAGGTGCCACGGCCAAAACCGTAGAACAGGCACTTGTGGCATATGAACAGGGAGCAGACTATCTGGGAGTTGGAGCAATATATCCGACTACAACTAAGGTTGCTACACGTATAACAGATGTTAGCACATTGAACGATATTTGCAGAGCAGTACCTATTCCTGTTGTTGCAATTGGCGGTTTGAATATAAATAATATTGATATCCTAAAAGAAAGTCCCATAAAGGGAATTTCTGTAGTTTCAGCTGTTATGAAGTCCATAGATCCGGAAAAATCTGCTATGGATTTAAAGAAAAAAGTTGCTGATATGTTGGATAAATAG
- the thiW gene encoding energy coupling factor transporter S component ThiW, translating into MTRKSSLFKTVVLSMLVAIGVVISPILRVEGLCPTAHLINIVCSVLLGPWYSLLCAVMIGIIRMIFMGIPPLALTGAVFGAFLSGIFYRISNGKIIFAVIGEIFGTGVIGAIVSYPVMALIWGRTGLTWMFYVPSFITATIMGGMAAYILLKALSRNGMLLKFQKSLGVNVYDKPTFKNKVTD; encoded by the coding sequence ATGACAAGAAAATCTTCACTGTTCAAAACTGTAGTCCTTTCCATGCTTGTTGCAATCGGAGTAGTAATTTCACCGATTCTCAGAGTTGAAGGGCTGTGTCCTACTGCTCACCTAATAAATATTGTTTGCTCAGTATTGCTGGGGCCGTGGTATTCACTTCTTTGCGCTGTTATGATAGGAATAATACGTATGATATTTATGGGAATCCCTCCGCTTGCTCTTACAGGCGCAGTATTCGGTGCGTTTCTTTCCGGAATTTTTTATCGAATTTCAAATGGTAAAATAATATTTGCCGTTATAGGTGAAATATTTGGTACAGGTGTTATTGGGGCAATTGTCTCATATCCTGTAATGGCATTGATATGGGGCAGAACAGGCCTTACATGGATGTTTTACGTTCCTTCATTTATAACAGCTACAATAATGGGAGGTATGGCAGCATACATATTGTTGAAGGCTTTAAGTAGGAACGGAATGTTACTGAAATTTCAAAAAAGCTTAGGAGTTAATGTTTATGATAAACCAACTTTTAAAAATAAAGTTACAGATTAA
- a CDS encoding ABC transporter substrate-binding protein: MKKILSILLSVLMIFSLIGCSSTDNNEEIEKPAENNESEAVSADEETWKAHYDESMKDITLNLYGVTDAIIPVLDAFTADTGIKVENLTMKNGEILQRIQNEKDSGVVVADIWFTGGADAFISAAENGLLESYVSEESKNIADGMKDADGYWYGTSLTVVNWVVNTEIIEELGLEIPSKWDDLLHPELNGLVSMSDPASSGTAYNTVSAILQTRGEEEGWNYLDKLIAQVPFFTARGSDPGKNVIAGEAAVGINAGTGDKSLEENNPQVKVIYPEDGTGWWPQPVAILSGCKNPEAAKVFIDWLLSTKGLEEVGKAQNALLVRDDVSAPEGILSLKEIELFPTDFKANASERDEILSKWNERVNK, from the coding sequence ATGAAAAAAATATTGTCTATTTTACTTTCTGTATTGATGATTTTTTCTTTAATAGGATGTTCTTCAACAGATAACAATGAAGAAATTGAAAAACCAGCAGAAAATAATGAGAGCGAAGCTGTTTCAGCTGACGAAGAAACGTGGAAAGCACATTACGATGAATCAATGAAAGATATAACACTAAATTTGTACGGAGTAACTGACGCTATTATTCCTGTTCTTGATGCATTTACTGCTGACACAGGAATAAAGGTTGAAAATCTTACAATGAAAAACGGCGAAATTCTGCAAAGAATTCAAAACGAAAAAGATTCAGGAGTAGTTGTTGCTGATATCTGGTTTACTGGAGGAGCTGATGCATTTATTAGTGCAGCAGAAAATGGTCTTCTTGAATCATATGTATCAGAAGAATCTAAAAATATTGCTGATGGAATGAAAGATGCTGACGGATATTGGTACGGTACATCTCTTACAGTTGTTAACTGGGTTGTTAACACAGAAATAATAGAAGAGCTTGGATTAGAGATTCCTTCAAAGTGGGACGACCTGCTTCATCCAGAGCTGAATGGATTGGTTTCAATGTCTGATCCTGCATCTTCGGGAACAGCTTACAACACTGTTAGTGCAATTCTTCAAACAAGAGGAGAAGAGGAAGGCTGGAACTATCTTGACAAATTAATAGCTCAGGTACCATTTTTTACAGCAAGAGGAAGCGATCCTGGTAAAAATGTTATTGCAGGTGAAGCAGCTGTAGGAATAAATGCAGGCACTGGCGATAAGAGTTTGGAAGAAAATAACCCTCAGGTTAAAGTAATTTATCCAGAAGACGGTACAGGATGGTGGCCACAGCCTGTTGCAATACTATCAGGATGTAAAAATCCGGAAGCTGCAAAAGTGTTCATAGATTGGCTGTTGTCAACAAAGGGACTTGAAGAAGTAGGTAAGGCCCAGAATGCTTTGCTGGTACGTGATGATGTATCTGCTCCAGAAGGAATTTTAAGCCTTAAAGAAATTGAACTGTTCCCTACAGATTTCAAAGCCAACGCATCTGAACGTGATGAGATTCTTTCAAAGTGGAACGAAAGAGTTAACAAATAG
- a CDS encoding DUF1287 domain-containing protein translates to MKFKNKTLFIIIFSLIISSVLFAAYYWNLIPQKSYTAEDFGIETVISSIDFNENGLDDYEDLLLGARADAENHPKYDGSYHAGGYPPDNIGVCTDVVWRAFKNAGYSLKDMVDADIQKRTEAYTNITRIDSNIDFRRVGNLRVFFDEYAVPLTTDINNIEEWQPGDIVIFGNNKHIGIVSDKRNKNGHAYIIHNSGQPKREENYLNRTTMDVTAHYRFDASLIDNAVLIKWMSNF, encoded by the coding sequence ATGAAATTCAAAAATAAGACTTTATTTATTATCATATTTTCATTGATCATTTCATCCGTACTATTTGCAGCCTATTATTGGAACTTGATTCCGCAAAAATCTTACACAGCGGAGGACTTCGGCATAGAGACAGTTATCAGCTCTATTGACTTCAATGAAAACGGTTTAGATGACTATGAGGACCTTCTCCTTGGAGCCAGAGCAGATGCCGAAAATCACCCTAAGTATGACGGAAGCTACCATGCAGGCGGATATCCTCCCGATAACATCGGAGTGTGCACAGATGTTGTATGGAGGGCATTTAAAAATGCAGGATACTCCCTGAAAGACATGGTTGATGCAGATATACAAAAAAGGACGGAAGCGTACACCAATATTACTCGAATAGACAGCAATATCGATTTTCGCCGCGTAGGAAATCTTCGCGTATTTTTTGATGAATATGCCGTCCCACTAACAACAGATATTAACAATATTGAAGAATGGCAGCCAGGAGATATAGTAATCTTCGGAAACAATAAACACATTGGCATTGTTTCCGACAAGCGCAATAAAAATGGACACGCTTATATTATACATAACTCCGGGCAGCCTAAACGTGAAGAAAATTACCTGAATAGGACAACAATGGATGTAACAGCTCATTATCGCTTTGACGCAAGCTTAATTGATAATGCCGTGTTGATAAAATGGATGTCCAATTTTTAA
- a CDS encoding thioredoxin domain-containing protein yields the protein MTELKKTANHLIDEKSPYLLQHAHNPVDWYPWGDEAFEKAKSEDKPVFLSIGYSTCHWCHVMEGESFEDEEVAEIINKHFVPIKVDREERPDIDSVYMNVAHRITGSGGWPLTIIMTPQQKPFFAGTYIPKKSKYGMTGLIELLEIVADRWQHQKDRLVESSNVITQEIKKIENESTSEFVLSKKNISDAANILERNFDEEYGGFSKSPKFPQPSYLLFLLSYYALEGDNDVLFMVEKTLESMFVGGMFDHVGNGFSRYSTDNRWLVPHFEKMLYDNALLVTAYSYGYAATGIKLYKSITDKVLKYVLKEMTHEKGGFYSAQDADSEGEEGKYYVFTPDEIINVLGREDGTYFNEYYGITHNGNFEGKNIPNLLQREDFYDVDEKIEELNKKVYEYRKTRTVLHKDDKILASWNGMMIAAFAVAHRVFGDEDYIDAAKKAMKFVDEELTNNKGYLCARYKDGSVLENATLEDYAMIQWALIELYESSFEIVYLKKALDINKKMTELFWDEENGGFFLGSKYGEKLIYNPKDTYDGAVPSGNSVAAYNLVRLSRITGDKNIEELTKKQIDFLSGSIVKYPAGYTFALMAAMYELYPSVEVVCIAKDVEDLQNTIKKLSGLSMVNTTVVAFASQESENVSKHIGYIKNYSMKNNKTTFYICKNKNCSLPITDFDEVKKELKTK from the coding sequence ATGACTGAATTAAAAAAAACAGCAAATCATTTGATAGATGAAAAAAGCCCTTATCTGCTTCAGCATGCCCACAACCCCGTTGATTGGTATCCATGGGGTGATGAAGCTTTTGAAAAGGCAAAGTCAGAAGATAAGCCCGTTTTTCTTTCCATCGGTTATTCGACTTGTCATTGGTGCCATGTAATGGAGGGTGAATCTTTTGAGGATGAGGAAGTAGCTGAAATTATAAACAAACATTTTGTTCCTATAAAAGTAGACAGGGAGGAGCGTCCGGATATTGATTCTGTTTATATGAATGTGGCTCATAGAATTACCGGAAGCGGAGGATGGCCTCTTACAATAATAATGACACCGCAGCAGAAACCTTTTTTTGCCGGTACATATATTCCGAAAAAAAGCAAGTATGGAATGACAGGACTTATTGAATTGCTTGAAATCGTTGCTGACAGATGGCAACATCAAAAAGATAGGCTGGTGGAGTCAAGCAATGTAATAACCCAAGAGATAAAAAAAATTGAAAATGAAAGTACTTCCGAATTTGTTCTGTCAAAGAAAAATATCAGTGATGCTGCAAACATACTTGAGAGAAATTTTGATGAGGAGTACGGAGGGTTTTCGAAAAGCCCTAAATTTCCTCAACCGAGCTATTTATTATTCCTTTTAAGTTATTATGCACTTGAAGGTGATAATGATGTGCTGTTTATGGTTGAGAAAACTCTTGAAAGCATGTTTGTGGGAGGAATGTTCGATCATGTTGGAAACGGATTTTCAAGATACTCAACAGATAACAGGTGGCTTGTTCCTCACTTTGAAAAAATGCTTTACGACAATGCGCTTCTTGTTACTGCATATTCATACGGCTATGCTGCAACAGGTATAAAACTTTACAAGAGCATAACAGATAAGGTTTTAAAATATGTGCTTAAAGAAATGACTCATGAAAAGGGAGGTTTTTATTCCGCGCAGGATGCTGATAGCGAAGGAGAGGAAGGTAAGTATTATGTTTTTACTCCGGATGAAATAATAAATGTTCTCGGCAGAGAGGATGGAACGTATTTTAATGAGTATTATGGGATTACCCATAATGGGAATTTTGAAGGAAAAAACATACCTAATTTGCTTCAAAGAGAAGACTTTTATGATGTTGATGAAAAAATTGAAGAACTTAATAAAAAGGTTTATGAATACAGAAAGACTAGAACTGTTCTTCACAAGGACGATAAAATTCTTGCTTCATGGAATGGTATGATGATTGCTGCATTTGCTGTTGCTCACAGAGTGTTTGGAGATGAAGACTATATTGATGCAGCTAAAAAGGCAATGAAGTTTGTTGATGAAGAATTAACAAATAATAAGGGATATTTGTGTGCACGATATAAAGACGGCTCCGTTCTTGAAAATGCAACTCTTGAAGATTATGCAATGATTCAGTGGGCTTTAATTGAACTCTATGAATCATCTTTTGAAATAGTATATTTGAAAAAGGCGTTGGACATAAATAAAAAAATGACTGAGTTGTTTTGGGATGAAGAAAATGGAGGCTTTTTTCTTGGAAGCAAGTATGGTGAAAAGCTTATTTATAATCCAAAGGACACTTATGACGGTGCTGTTCCTTCTGGGAATTCAGTTGCGGCATACAATTTGGTAAGGTTATCCAGAATAACAGGAGATAAAAATATAGAGGAGTTGACAAAAAAGCAAATTGATTTTTTATCAGGAAGCATTGTTAAGTATCCTGCAGGCTATACATTTGCACTAATGGCTGCAATGTATGAACTATATCCTTCGGTTGAGGTTGTATGTATAGCAAAAGATGTGGAAGATTTACAAAATACCATTAAAAAATTAAGCGGTCTATCTATGGTGAATACTACTGTGGTTGCATTTGCTTCCCAGGAGTCAGAGAATGTATCAAAGCATATTGGCTATATAAAAAACTATTCAATGAAAAATAACAAAACAACATTTTACATATGCAAGAACAAGAATTGTTCTCTTCCAATTACGGATTTTGATGAAGTAAAAAAAGAGCTTAAAACCAAATAA
- a CDS encoding PHP domain-containing protein, with amino-acid sequence MLVDLHVHECTFSKDSKNSLEEIVESAKRKGLDGVCITDHDSMGLKETAEKYSKEVNFPIFVGVEVLTNQGDILAFGIDRIPDKKLDAQQFIDYVKELNGVCFSAHPFRNNNRGLEENLLSVNGLDGIEVLNGNTDLQANKKALEYCKILGLQAIGASDSHSEKTLGKYATKLPKWANNLGEFIDVLKLGQCKPAVLEHSGYRILEQF; translated from the coding sequence ATGCTTGTTGATTTGCATGTTCATGAATGCACATTTTCCAAAGACAGTAAAAACAGCTTAGAAGAAATTGTTGAAAGTGCCAAAAGAAAAGGCTTAGATGGCGTCTGTATAACTGATCACGACAGTATGGGGCTTAAGGAAACAGCTGAAAAATATTCTAAGGAAGTTAATTTTCCTATTTTTGTAGGTGTTGAAGTTCTTACAAACCAAGGAGATATTTTAGCATTTGGAATTGACAGAATTCCTGACAAAAAGCTTGATGCACAGCAGTTCATTGATTATGTAAAAGAACTCAACGGTGTTTGCTTCAGTGCTCATCCTTTCAGAAACAACAACAGAGGTTTAGAGGAAAATTTATTGTCTGTTAATGGTTTGGACGGCATTGAGGTGCTAAATGGCAATACAGATTTGCAGGCTAATAAAAAGGCATTGGAGTATTGTAAAATTTTAGGGTTGCAAGCAATAGGTGCAAGTGATTCCCACAGTGAAAAAACACTTGGTAAATATGCAACCAAGCTGCCTAAATGGGCAAATAATCTGGGGGAATTCATTGATGTTTTAAAGCTAGGGCAATGTAAGCCGGCAGTTCTTGAACACAGCGGCTATAGAATTTTAGAGCAATTTTAG
- a CDS encoding iron ABC transporter permease, translated as MPIISVIIYGISGDLSFFDQKLIDRVIKLLGNSLFVSSVVTAISVFFGIIITFCLRRMQFKGIGILRVLMLLPLVNPAFVGAIAFIMLFGSRGLITYKILHLSVSPYGWQGIVILQVLSLVTYAYILISSSIKNVDTTIEQAARNLGASESTILFKITLPMMIPEITSAALLVFLSSMADFTTPLMIGGKFSTLASDLYVQITGVYNMKSAAVSGIILLIPCAAAFFAQRHFSTRKSYFSDASNERDIVYENVSKPIKMALIFCTLCFVSFFIIKFGFIVIGALTKNWGYDYTLTLDHVREALSMNLRPFVNSVKLSFVTALTASFMGVVLSYIINRKKIIVPVFVDFIGVFPAAVPGILFGIGYLVTFKYPIFGIGKYILPNLSPWIILGTSVIIYLICIARSLNVAMKSGYALLEHIDPDLEDASYNLGAGKIKTFRLVLMPLLTEAVAASYLKIFSSTMTTLGAIIFLILPKNKVAVQVIFQSITHSAIGVPATLALLLSFVTLALMGVFYVILNRKSITDKFKGVIQHEN; from the coding sequence TTGCCTATTATAAGTGTAATTATATATGGGATATCAGGTGATTTGTCTTTTTTTGATCAGAAGTTAATAGACAGAGTAATAAAACTTTTAGGAAACAGTTTGTTTGTTTCTTCTGTTGTAACGGCCATTTCGGTTTTTTTTGGAATTATTATAACATTTTGTTTAAGAAGAATGCAATTTAAGGGAATAGGCATATTGAGAGTTCTTATGCTGTTACCTTTGGTGAATCCTGCTTTTGTGGGAGCAATTGCATTTATTATGCTTTTCGGAAGCAGGGGGCTAATAACTTATAAAATACTTCATTTAAGCGTAAGTCCATACGGATGGCAGGGCATTGTTATTTTGCAAGTTCTGTCTTTGGTAACATATGCCTATATTCTTATTTCTAGTTCAATTAAAAATGTAGATACAACAATTGAGCAGGCAGCCAGAAATCTTGGAGCATCTGAAAGTACCATACTATTTAAAATAACTCTCCCAATGATGATTCCTGAAATTACATCTGCAGCGTTGCTTGTTTTTTTATCTTCTATGGCTGATTTTACAACTCCTCTTATGATAGGGGGTAAATTTTCCACCCTTGCATCAGATTTGTATGTGCAGATAACAGGAGTGTACAACATGAAAAGTGCAGCAGTTTCAGGAATAATTTTGTTAATACCATGTGCTGCGGCATTTTTTGCTCAAAGGCATTTCAGCACTAGAAAAAGCTATTTTTCAGATGCATCTAATGAAAGGGATATAGTATACGAAAATGTGAGTAAACCTATAAAAATGGCGCTTATTTTCTGCACCTTGTGCTTTGTGTCATTTTTTATAATTAAATTTGGCTTCATAGTTATTGGAGCATTAACAAAAAATTGGGGATATGATTACACATTGACCTTAGACCATGTGAGAGAAGCGCTTTCTATGAACCTTCGGCCATTTGTTAACAGTGTTAAATTATCCTTTGTTACTGCTTTGACAGCATCATTTATGGGGGTTGTATTATCCTACATAATTAACAGAAAAAAAATAATAGTGCCTGTATTTGTAGATTTTATAGGCGTTTTTCCAGCTGCGGTTCCAGGTATTTTGTTTGGCATAGGCTATCTTGTGACATTCAAGTATCCCATATTCGGAATAGGAAAATATATATTACCAAACTTGTCACCGTGGATTATACTTGGTACAAGTGTTATTATATATCTTATATGTATAGCAAGATCATTAAATGTGGCAATGAAATCAGGATATGCTTTGTTGGAACACATTGACCCTGACCTAGAAGATGCTTCGTATAATCTGGGAGCGGGTAAAATAAAAACATTCAGGCTTGTGCTTATGCCTCTTCTTACGGAAGCTGTCGCTGCATCATATTTAAAAATATTTTCAAGTACAATGACAACTTTAGGTGCCATAATATTTTTAATACTTCCAAAGAACAAAGTTGCAGTACAGGTTATATTTCAATCAATAACTCATTCTGCAATAGGAGTTCCTGCTACATTGGCACTGTTGCTGTCCTTTGTTACATTGGCTTTAATGGGAGTGTTTTATGTTATTCTTAACAGAAAAAGTATTACAGATAAGTTTAAGGGGGTGATTCAGCATGAAAATTAA
- a CDS encoding ABC transporter ATP-binding protein — translation MKIKLENICKTYESTQVVKDVSMEIEDGEIMVLLGPSGCGKTTLLRMIAGLISRTQGRILFNDVDVSSFPPQKRNTAMVFQNYALFPHLNVEENISFGLKVRKLPTSKINEMVAKIIKSVELEGLEKRKIQELSGGQRQRVALARALVIKPDILLFDEPLSNLDEKLRVSMRQSIKKLQRELGITSIYVTHDQEEAMSIADRITVMNKGEIQQCASPNEIYRNPKNSFVASFVGQANLFNCQVQSDSDKKYINVLNKKINIENDIIGETVTAMIRPEHLHIDKDGIEGVIDFKEELGLITRCQIKIGDMNISLDELNASEHHTLGVGEKIFVSFGENDVVILKEQ, via the coding sequence ATGAAAATTAAATTGGAGAACATATGTAAGACTTATGAAAGCACTCAGGTTGTTAAAGATGTTTCTATGGAAATTGAAGACGGAGAAATAATGGTACTACTAGGACCGTCGGGCTGCGGAAAAACAACTTTGTTACGAATGATTGCAGGTCTTATTTCAAGAACCCAAGGAAGAATACTTTTTAATGATGTTGATGTAAGTAGTTTTCCACCGCAAAAAAGAAATACGGCAATGGTTTTTCAAAACTATGCATTATTTCCTCATTTAAATGTTGAAGAGAATATATCTTTTGGATTGAAAGTTAGAAAACTTCCCACTTCTAAAATTAATGAAATGGTAGCAAAAATAATAAAAAGTGTGGAGCTGGAAGGTTTAGAAAAAAGAAAGATACAGGAACTATCAGGAGGTCAAAGACAAAGGGTGGCATTGGCTCGCGCTTTGGTAATAAAGCCTGACATACTATTATTTGATGAACCTCTATCAAATCTTGATGAAAAATTAAGAGTGTCTATGAGGCAAAGCATCAAAAAGCTGCAGCGAGAGCTGGGTATTACAAGTATCTATGTAACCCATGACCAGGAAGAGGCTATGTCCATTGCAGACCGCATTACGGTTATGAACAAAGGAGAAATACAGCAGTGCGCATCACCAAATGAAATTTACAGAAATCCTAAAAATTCCTTTGTAGCAAGTTTTGTTGGTCAGGCAAATTTATTTAACTGTCAAGTACAAAGTGATAGCGATAAGAAATATATAAATGTTCTTAACAAAAAAATAAATATTGAAAATGATATAATTGGTGAAACAGTTACTGCGATGATTCGTCCGGAACATCTTCACATAGACAAAGACGGTATTGAAGGTGTGATTGATTTTAAAGAAGAATTGGGACTTATAACCCGTTGCCAGATAAAAATTGGAGATATGAATATTTCTCTTGATGAGCTTAATGCGTCGGAACATCATACTTTAGGTGTTGGAGAAAAGATATTTGTATCCTTCGGAGAAAATGATGTGGTTATACTAAAAGAGCAGTAA